In the genome of Kineococcus endophyticus, the window GCCCTGGCCCGGTGGGTGCGCCGCGTGCCGACCCCCGTGGCGGGCGCGCTGCTGGCCGGGGTGCTGTTCCCGCTGTGCCTGGCGCCGGTGACGGCGGTGCGCCGCACGCCCGTCGTCGCCCTGCTCGTCGTCCTCGTGTGGCTCGCGCTGCGGCGCTGGCGACCGGTGCTCGCCGTGCCCGCGGCGATGGTCGTCGCGCTCGCCGCGACCGTCGCGGACCTGCCGAGCAGCGCTGCGCTGCACTGGGTCCCGACGCTGACCCCCGTCCTGCCGCAGTTCGAGCCCTACGTCCTCGTCTCCCTCGGCGTGCCGCTGTACGTGGTGACGATGGCCGGCCAGAACATCCCCGGGTTCACGATCCTCGAGCAGCTCGGGTACCGGGACGTGCCGACCGGGCGCGTCCTCGTCGGCGCGGGTCTGGGCACCGGAGCGGCCGCCCTCTTCGGCGGGCACAGCGTCAACCTCTCGGCGCTCGCGGCCGGCATCATCGCCGGGCCCGGAGCCGACCGGGACCCCGGCCGCCGCTGGGTCGCCGCCGTCGCCGGGGGGAGCGGCTACCTCGTGCTCGGGCTGCTCGCCGCCCCCATCGCGGGGCTCGTGGGCGGCACCGACCCCGTGCTCGTCGAGGCCGTCGCGGGTCTGGCGCTGCTGGACTCCTTCGTCGGCGGCCTCGTCTCGGCCCTCGCGGACACCGCGCACCGCGTGACGGCCGGCGCGACCTTCGCCGTCGTGGCCTCGGGGCTGACGTTCGCCGGGATCGGCAGCGCGTTCTGGGGGCTGCTGGCCGGGCTGGTCGTGTTCGCCGCGCTCCACCGGCCCCGCGCGCGGGCATGACATCCGTCACCCCCGGGGGGTGACGCGGGGTCGAGGTCCCCCTCCCGCGTCCCCGCCACGGTGGTGGGCATGGAGATCAGCACCCCGGCAGCGCCGGCCCGGTCCACCGCTCCCGCGGTGACCACGCCCGCGATCGCCATCGAGTCCCTGCACAAGCGCTTCGGCCAGGTGGAGGCCGTCGACGGGCTGGACCTCGTCGTCCGGCCCGGCGAGGTCGTCGCGTTCCTCGGCCCCAACGGGGCGGGCAAGACGTCGACCATCGACGTGGTGCTGGGCCTGTCCCAGCCGACCTCGGGGACGGTGAGCGTCTACGGCACGAGCCCGCGCGACGCCGTCGCGCACGGCTGGGTGTCCGCCGTCATGCAGAGCGGCGGGCTCCTCAAGGACCTCACCGTCCGCGAGACCGTGCAGATGACGGCCTCGCTCTTCGCCCGGACCCAGCCCGTCGACGTGGTCCTCGAGCGGGCCGGCATCACCGCCATCGCCGGCCGGCGCGTCGGGAAGTGCTCCGGCGGTGAGCAGCAGCGGCTGCGCTTCGCCATGGCCCTGCTGCCCGACCCGCGCCTCCTCGTGCTCGACGAACCCACCACCGGGATGGACGTCGAGGGCCGCCGGGCGTTCTGGGGCGCCATCCGCGACGACGCCCGCCGGGG includes:
- a CDS encoding benzoate/H(+) symporter BenE family transporter; this encodes MGETTPGPLSQPLTAGAVASVTGFASSFVLVLAGLAAVGASPAQAASGLLALCLAQFVLAALLSWRTRLPLSFVWSTPGAALLVAAQGRTGSLAAAVGAFLLCALLVVVTGAWPALARWVRRVPTPVAGALLAGVLFPLCLAPVTAVRRTPVVALLVVLVWLALRRWRPVLAVPAAMVVALAATVADLPSSAALHWVPTLTPVLPQFEPYVLVSLGVPLYVVTMAGQNIPGFTILEQLGYRDVPTGRVLVGAGLGTGAAALFGGHSVNLSALAAGIIAGPGADRDPGRRWVAAVAGGSGYLVLGLLAAPIAGLVGGTDPVLVEAVAGLALLDSFVGGLVSALADTAHRVTAGATFAVVASGLTFAGIGSAFWGLLAGLVVFAALHRPRARA
- a CDS encoding ABC transporter ATP-binding protein, which produces MEISTPAAPARSTAPAVTTPAIAIESLHKRFGQVEAVDGLDLVVRPGEVVAFLGPNGAGKTSTIDVVLGLSQPTSGTVSVYGTSPRDAVAHGWVSAVMQSGGLLKDLTVRETVQMTASLFARTQPVDVVLERAGITAIAGRRVGKCSGGEQQRLRFAMALLPDPRLLVLDEPTTGMDVEGRRAFWGAIRDDARRGRTVVFATHYLEEADTYADRIVLVAHGKVVADGTPSQIKALSAGRLVRATWPGARLADLEGLPGVDELELNGDQVLVHANDSDAVARFLLTSTPATDLEITARGLEDAFVSLTSATTPEVSR